Proteins encoded in a region of the Streptomyces sp. NBC_01471 genome:
- a CDS encoding NAD(P)H-dependent glycerol-3-phosphate dehydrogenase, whose product MAEHHHPTNHHRGSEPVHRVAVLSAGSWGTAFATVLADAGNEIVLHARRAEVADAINVRHENPDYLPGVWLADSVTATTEAEAALEGADYAVISIPAQSLRANLTQWAPLIGPQTVVVSLMKGIEVGSGLRMSEVMTEVTGVPSERIVVVSGPNLAKEVAARQPAASVIASRDEDTAAAFQATCMTPSFRPYTNTDIVGCELGGAVKNVIALSIGLASGMELGDNASALLMTRGLAETIRLGQALGADPQTLAGLAGLGDLAATCSSPQSRNRTFGEHLGRGLSLEQATAATRQTAEGVKSSESILELARRHGVDMPITEVVVEVVRGRISVAEAATQLMSRTPKSERSLA is encoded by the coding sequence ATGGCCGAACACCACCACCCCACGAACCACCACCGTGGGTCTGAGCCTGTGCACCGGGTGGCCGTGCTCTCCGCTGGCTCGTGGGGCACGGCCTTCGCCACGGTCCTTGCCGATGCAGGCAACGAGATCGTTCTGCATGCTCGCAGGGCTGAAGTCGCCGACGCGATCAACGTGCGCCACGAGAATCCGGACTACTTGCCCGGCGTCTGGCTGGCCGATTCGGTGACGGCGACCACCGAGGCGGAAGCCGCTCTGGAGGGTGCCGACTACGCGGTCATCTCGATTCCCGCGCAGTCGCTCCGCGCCAATCTCACCCAGTGGGCCCCGCTGATCGGACCCCAGACTGTGGTCGTCAGCCTGATGAAGGGAATCGAAGTCGGCAGCGGCCTGCGCATGAGCGAGGTGATGACCGAAGTCACCGGCGTCCCCTCCGAGAGGATCGTGGTGGTGTCCGGCCCGAACCTGGCCAAGGAAGTAGCGGCCCGCCAGCCCGCTGCCTCCGTCATCGCCAGCCGCGATGAGGACACCGCGGCTGCCTTCCAGGCCACGTGCATGACGCCGTCCTTCCGCCCCTACACCAACACCGACATCGTGGGGTGCGAACTCGGCGGCGCGGTCAAGAACGTCATCGCCCTGTCCATCGGTCTCGCCTCCGGCATGGAACTGGGCGACAACGCCAGCGCGCTGCTGATGACCCGGGGTCTCGCCGAGACAATCCGCCTCGGTCAGGCGCTGGGCGCCGATCCACAGACCCTGGCCGGCCTCGCCGGTCTAGGCGACCTCGCGGCCACCTGCTCCTCACCGCAGTCCCGTAACCGCACCTTCGGCGAACACCTCGGCCGGGGCCTGAGCCTCGAACAGGCCACCGCAGCAACGCGGCAGACCGCCGAAGGCGTCAAATCGTCCGAATCCATCCTGGAGCTTGCCCGCCGGCACGGAGTGGACATGCCCATTACCGAGGTCGTGGTCGAGGTTGTCCGAGGGCGGATCAGTGTCGCTGAGGCCGCAACTCAGCTGATGTCCCGCACACCGAAATCTGAACGCTCCCTGGCGTGA
- a CDS encoding NlpC/P60 family protein: protein MGLFAAVVIAGACLLVTFGGADSASAQEAGPGGGITTDAPVPGWVRGLINKHAGECPQVTASLLAAQLYTESNFNPKAKSPAGAIGIAQFMPATWAERGVDGDGDGIKDIRNPADAIAAQATYDCALAEEVKGVPGDSTDNMLAAYNAGGGVVIKFGGVPPYPETRNYVRNIRQLAATWADAVKPDAPAGKGPARAISAAKTALGTWYRWGGDCVSPYKGQGGCDCSSLTKMAWAAAGVNLPRVTYDQVHAGTAVKSVSQLRPGDLLFAIPGSAGPEHVGMYIGDDQVIEAPHTGAQVRIKPLSYWTPQIIAMRHVG, encoded by the coding sequence TTGGGATTGTTCGCGGCCGTGGTCATTGCGGGTGCCTGCCTGCTGGTGACGTTCGGCGGTGCTGACAGCGCCTCTGCCCAAGAGGCCGGCCCTGGCGGCGGCATCACCACAGATGCACCTGTCCCCGGGTGGGTCCGCGGGCTCATCAACAAGCACGCAGGGGAGTGCCCGCAGGTCACGGCTTCGCTTCTCGCCGCACAGCTCTACACGGAGTCGAACTTCAACCCCAAGGCGAAGTCCCCTGCTGGTGCTATCGGCATCGCGCAGTTCATGCCGGCCACCTGGGCGGAACGCGGTGTGGACGGCGACGGTGACGGGATCAAGGACATTCGCAACCCGGCGGATGCCATCGCCGCTCAGGCCACATACGACTGCGCATTGGCCGAGGAGGTTAAGGGCGTCCCCGGGGATTCCACGGACAACATGCTCGCGGCGTACAACGCGGGTGGCGGTGTCGTGATCAAATTCGGCGGCGTTCCGCCCTACCCCGAGACGCGGAACTACGTACGGAACATCCGCCAGCTGGCGGCGACGTGGGCCGATGCAGTCAAGCCCGACGCCCCCGCCGGCAAGGGCCCCGCGCGCGCGATCTCCGCCGCGAAGACGGCTCTGGGCACCTGGTACCGGTGGGGCGGCGACTGTGTCTCGCCCTACAAAGGTCAGGGCGGATGCGATTGCTCGTCTCTCACCAAGATGGCCTGGGCCGCCGCAGGCGTGAATTTGCCCCGGGTCACCTACGACCAGGTCCATGCGGGAACGGCGGTCAAAAGCGTCTCCCAACTGAGGCCGGGGGATCTCCTGTTCGCCATTCCCGGTAGCGCCGGCCCTGAACACGTCGGGATGTACATCGGTGACGACCAAGTCATCGAGGCCCCGCACACAGGCGCCCAAGTGCGGATCAAGCCACTCAGCTACTGGACACCGCAGATCATCGCGATGCGGCATGTCGGCTAA